The proteins below are encoded in one region of Bombus vancouverensis nearcticus chromosome 8, iyBomVanc1_principal, whole genome shotgun sequence:
- the CCDC53 gene encoding coiled-coil domain containing 53: MNDYKIPIIEPTIDCTKVPPINQKRTISFINHFIVHTVTFLNKFTLSCEERLLEFEYKLQRIEASLEILESWLSSVPVLEQDQSTKSVIKNKDSKEEEESTPKIDEPDNGKADEPEDTQAEKQPVNKDPRYEKYLKMVHFGVPKEAVKLKMEQEGLDSSILDDSQQTASKVKSTDNGKNKGD; the protein is encoded by the exons ATGAATGATTACAAAATACCAATAATCGAGCCAACTATCGATTGTACAAAG GTTCCACCAATTAATCAAAAAAGGACAATTTCTTTCATTAATCATTTCATTGTGCATACTGTAACATTTCTTAACAAATTTACTCTATCATGCGAAGAAAGATTATTGGAATTTGAATACAAGTTACAGAGGATAGAGGCTTCGCTAGAAATTTTAGAGTCTTGG TTATCATCTGTTCCAGTCTTGGAACAAGATCAAAGTACAAAAagtgttataaaaaataaagatagtaaagaagaggaagaaagtaCACCTAAAATAGATGAACCTGATAATGGTAAAGCAGATGAGCCTGAAGATACACAGGCTGAAAAGCAACCAGTGAACAAAGACCCACGCTATGAAAAATACTTAAAGATGGTACACTTTGGCGTGCCAAAAGAAGCTGTCAAATTAAAGATGGAACAAGAAGGATTGGATTCATCTATTTTAGA TGATTCCCAGCAAACAGCTTCTAAAGTGAAATCTACAGATAATGGTAAGAATAAAGGAGATTAA
- the RpL36A gene encoding ribosomal protein L36A isoform X1, whose product MDSLKVNVPKQRRTFCKKCKVHKPHKVTQYKKSKERHASQGRRRYDRKQQGFGGQTKPIFRKKAKTTKKIVLRMECTECKYRKQIPLKRCKHFELGGDKKRKGQMIQF is encoded by the exons ATGGACAGTCTCAAG GTAAATGTACCGAAGCAAAGACGCACTTTCTGTAAGAAGTGCAAAGTGCATAAACCTCACAAAGTGACACAGtataaaaaaagtaaagaaCGTCATGCATCACAAGGTAGAAGACGTTATGATCGTAAACAACAAGGTTTTGGTGGACAGACGAAACCTATATTCAGGAAGaag GCAAAAACTACCAAAAAGATTGTCTTAAGAATGGAATGTACAGAGTGCAAATATAGGAAACAAATCCCTCTTAAAAGATGTAAACATTTTGAATTAGGAGGTGATAAGAAAAGAAAG GGACAAATGATTCAATTCTAG
- the Tnpo-SR gene encoding transportin 3 has product MESPPDLETVYQAVYSLYNNSNPSGPGKTSQWLDELQKSVFAWKIADEMLQQKRDVQSCYFAAQTMRTKIQLCFQELPAEAHVSLRDSLMNHISQINEHTNSAIVTQLCLALADLALQMSSWQKPVVDLINRFGGSTASLWPLLEVMTVLPEEVNSRSLRLGANRRQHILLELNASADTVTEFLKMCLKNGGENVQIHVTILRCFTSWIAVHAIPLVPTSDVIIYTLQILGNHMTGSQLHEAAADCICVILQVLEEDSNSNRDNNSESNIQLQQLQLFLFTSVMSLEQAYHLSVAHEDMDKSINYCRIFTELAETFLETMANGSVGGKQHYAIKILDLVLVCVGHHDYEVAQITFNLWYRLSDTILYQKNSEDLYAVFRPHIERLIGALCRHCQMEPDHLGLVEEGAGGEEFADFRNRVSDLIKDVVFVVGSSHCFRQMFSSLTGGPGPQGQPNHVPTWDSTEAALFVMQAVAKNILPKENDVVPKVVEAILNLPENTHIAVRHTSILLLGELCEWIESHPEFLEPVLNFLLTCLSQKGLGSAACGALLSICTACPSDMALHFPGLLQIAGSLDSFAISNDAAIGLLKGVALTMSNLRHDHLRQAMKELCWFQARPLCEIMERRIPIEVGTKTDPVVWLDRLATIFRHTDLDFFSYPKPHPCQNAVTEMWPVLSNVCTTYQHDAKVMERCCRCLRFAVRCVGTDSAHLLEPLVKQIVQLYAAHQHSCFLYLGSILVDEYAIDSECVPGLLKMLEAFIGPTFNILQQQDGIKHHPDTVDDLFRLCARFLQRAPIPFLCSVVIESIIDCALMACSLDHRDATVSVMKFFYDLLHCGRNNENQTDYTMRQELVQRILKEKGQTLVIRLLHATVLSLSSYMLPDVADVFHELSETNRQLLSKWLEEAIKTMPSQNAGGSPTAQPEQLFEFHNTVVRAETPKSITHALRNFARLYR; this is encoded by the exons ATGGAGTCTCCGCCTGACCTGGAAACAGTTTACCAGGCTGTATATTCTTTATATAATAACTCAAATCCTTCGGGGCCAGGAAAAACATCTCAATGGTTGGACGAATTACAAAAATCA GTATTTGCATGGAAGATAGCGGATGAAATGCTGCAGCAAAAGCGAGATGTTCAATCTTGTTATTTTGCTGCTCAAACAATGCGTACTAAAATACAGCTATGTTTCCAAGAATTACCTGCAGAAGCTCATGTTTCTTTGAGAGATTCTTTAATGAATCACATATCACAAATTAATGAACATACCAATTCTGCTATTGTTACACag TTGTGTCTAGCACTGGCAGACCTTGCATTGCAAATGTCTTCTTGGCAAAAACCAGTTGTTGATTTAATTAATAGATTTGGTGGATCAACTGCTAGTTTATGGCCATTACTTGAAGTAATGACAGTACTACCAGAAGAAGTAAATTCAAGATCTCTTAG ATTAGGAGCCAATCGCAGACAGCATATATTACTTGAACTTAATGCAAGTGCAGATACAGTTACTGAATTTTTG AAAATGTGTCTCAAAAATGGTGGAGAGAATGTACAAATTCATGTTACAATTCTTAGATGTTTTACAAGCTGGATTGCAGTACATGCTATACCACTTGTACCTACAAGTGATGTAATTATATATACTCTTCAG ATACTTGGAAATCATATGACTGGATCTCAATTACATGAAGCAGCTGCAGATTGTATATGTGTAATTCTCCAAGTTTTGGAAGAAGATAGTAATAGCAATCGGGACAATAATAGTGAATCTAATATACAGCTGCAACAGTTACAGCTATTTCTTTTTACCAGTGTAATGTCTTTAGAACAAGCATATCATTTGTCTGTTGCACATGAAGATATGgacaa ATCGATAAATTATTGTCGGATTTTTACGGAATTAGCGGAAACTTTTTTGGAAACCATGGCAAATGGCAGTGTAGGAGGAAAGCAACATTATGCTATCAAAATTCTTGACCTTGTCTTAGTGTGTGTTGGACATCACGATTATGAAGTGGCGCAGATAACTTTCAATCTATGGTACCGTTTATCCGATACAATTCTCTACCAAAAAAATAGTGAAGACCTATATGCAGTGTTCCGTCCTCATATTGAAAGATTAATCGGAGCATTATGCAGGCATTGTCAAATGGAACCAGATCAT TTGGGTCTGGTGGAAGAGGGAGCTGGTGGAGAAGAATTTGCAGATTTCAGAAATCGTGTTTCAGATCTGATAAAAGACGTTGTATTTGTAGTTGGAAGCAGTCACTGTTTCCGGCAAATGTTTTCGTCCCTGACGGGTGGACCAGGACCACAGGGTCAACCTAATCATGTACCTACATGGGATTCGACCGAAGCTGCTTTATTTGTAATGCAAGCAGTCGCAAAAAATATTTTGCC AAAAGAAAATGATGTAGTGCCGAAAGTAGTAGAGGCTATTTTAAATTTACCAGAAAATACTCATATAGCTGTTCGTCATACAAGTATACTTTTATTAGGAGAACTTTGTGAGTGGATAGAAAGTCATCCAGAGTTCTTAG AACCtgttttaaattttcttttgaCTTGCCTAAGTCAAAAGGGTTTGGGAAGTGCAGCTTGTGGTGCATTATTAAGTATATGTACTGCTTGTCCATCAGACATGGCTTTACACTTTCCAGGATTGTTGCAAATAGCAGGTTCTCTTGACAGCTTTGCTATCAGCAACGATGCTGCCATTGGTTTACTTAAGG GAGTGGCATTAACCATGTCAAATTTGAGGCATGATCATCTTAGACAGGCCATGAAAGAATTATGTTGGTTTCAAGCTAGACCTTTATGTGAAATTATGGAACGTAGAATTCCAATTGAAGTAGGAACAAAGACTGACCCTGTGGTATGGCTAGACAGATTAGCCACTATATTTAGGCATACTGATCTGGACTTTTTTAGTTATCCTAAACCTCACCCTTGTCAAAATGCTGTTACCGAA ATGTGGCCTGTATTATCAAATGTATGTACAACATATCAACATGATGCAAAAGTAATGGAGAGATGTTGCCGCTGTTTAAGATTTGCTGTTCGTTGTGTAGGAACAGATTCTGCCCATCTTCTTGAGCCACTTGTAAAACAG ATTGTGCAATTGTACGCAGCTCATCAACATAGCTGCTTTTTATATCTTGGTTCAATATTAGTTGACGAATACGCCATAGATTCGGAATGTGTCCCTGGTTTATTGAAAATGTTGGAAGCATTTATTGGACCTACTTTCAATATCCTCCAACAACAAGATGGAATAAAACATCACCCTGATACAGTAGATGATCTGTTTAGATTATGTGCCAG GTTTCTTCAAAGAGCTCCAATACCTTTCCTGTGCTCGGTCGTTATAGAGAGTATAATTGACTGTGCCTTAATGGCCTGTAGCTTAGACCATAGGGATGCAACTGTTTcagtaatgaaatttttttatgATCTTTTGCACTGTGGTCGCAACAATGAG AATCAGACGGATTATACAATGCGACAGGAATTAGTACAACgcatattaaaagaaaaaggacAAACTTTAGTCATAAGGCTTCTTCATGCAACAGTGCTTTCATTATCGTCCTACATGTTACCTGATGTAGCAGATGTTTTTCATGAACTTTCTGAAACTAATAGACAA CTACTATCCAAATGGTTAGAAGAAGCCATTAAGACTATGCCATCACAAAATGCAGGTGGTTCTCCTACAGCACAACCTGAGCAGCTGTTTGAATTTCATAATACGGTTGTAAG AGCGGAAACACCAAAATCGATAACTCATGCCTTACGCAATTTTGCACGTTTGTATCGCTGA
- the LOC117164928 gene encoding uncharacterized protein LOC117164928 produces the protein MSSKENNEVAVEKVTENDKASGDAKCEIKGMKRPAEEKNDETKKQKKEENGDGEVEEEEIEEEVEEEEEVDGDGEEDDEDDDIPEGEEDLEEGEDEEEDDAEGELEGEVEDEEEDA, from the exons ATGAGTAGCAAGGAAAATAACGAGGTCGCTGTTGAGAAGGTGACTGAGAACGACAAGGCTTCCGGAGACGCGAAGTGTGAGATCAAAGGAATGAAGAGGCCAGCGGAG GAAAAAAATGATGAAacgaagaaacagaagaaagaagaaaatggtgATGGAGaggtagaagaagaagagataGAAGAGGAAgtcgaagaggaagaagaagtcGACGGAGATGGCGAAGAAGATGATGAAGACGATGATATACCGGAAGGAGAAGAAGATTTAGAAGAGGGTGAAG ACGAAGAGGAAGATGACGCAGAAGGTGAATTAGAAGGAGAAGTAGAAGACGAAGAGGAAGACGCATAA
- the RpL36A gene encoding ribosomal protein L36A isoform X2 — protein sequence MVNVPKQRRTFCKKCKVHKPHKVTQYKKSKERHASQGRRRYDRKQQGFGGQTKPIFRKKAKTTKKIVLRMECTECKYRKQIPLKRCKHFELGGDKKRKGQMIQF from the exons ATG GTAAATGTACCGAAGCAAAGACGCACTTTCTGTAAGAAGTGCAAAGTGCATAAACCTCACAAAGTGACACAGtataaaaaaagtaaagaaCGTCATGCATCACAAGGTAGAAGACGTTATGATCGTAAACAACAAGGTTTTGGTGGACAGACGAAACCTATATTCAGGAAGaag GCAAAAACTACCAAAAAGATTGTCTTAAGAATGGAATGTACAGAGTGCAAATATAGGAAACAAATCCCTCTTAAAAGATGTAAACATTTTGAATTAGGAGGTGATAAGAAAAGAAAG GGACAAATGATTCAATTCTAG